The region TTCGAGGAACGCGCTCGCGAGGAACTCGCCGACGGCGTCCGGCACGTCCGCGAGCGCCGGCAGGAAGCCGAGTGGAAGGAGCGTGCCGACCGGTAGCCGCTAGCTCACTCGTCCCGGACGAACGTCACCGGGCAGGGCGAGGAGAGCATCACTTCCTGTGCGACGCTCCCGAACACGGCCTTGCCCGTCGGCGAGCGCTGGCGGCCGCCGACGACCACGCGGTCCGCGCTCACGTCCTTCGCGAGGTTCACGATGGTCTCGCCGTGTTCGCCGACGGCACCGCGGGTCTCGTACTTGACCCCCGCCGCGTCCAGCAGCGACGCGATCTCCCGGATGGTCGCGTGGCGCTCCGCAACTTCGTCCGGCGACACCTCGCCGTCGGGGTCGAAGTCGAGTCGGTCAAGCACCGTGTCGTACTCGTCGTCGGTGAACACGTGTGCGAGGACGACGGTCGCGCCCGTCGGCCCGGCCACTTCCGCGACCGCGTCGGCGAGTCGTTCGGCCCGCTTCTCGTCCTTCGCGCCGACCGCAAGGAGAATCGTGTCGAGTGTCATATCCGCCGGGTACACAGCGCCGCGACAAAAGCCTACGGGGGAGCGCAAACGTTGGCGGCGATGGTTTGGCCGTGTGTCGAGTGCTGGCGACTGCGCAGTTCGGGGCGACGGGCACGTCCGCCAATCAGTGGTCCTGTATCGAGTCTATGACCATCGCCGCGGCGACGATCGGTTCCTTCGGCACGTCGCTCGTGTCGTCGATGACGATCTCGTAGGTGTCCCGGAGCGACAGTTGCCCGTCGATGTTGCCGACGTGGTCGCCGTTCCGGTCGGTGATCTCGTACTTGTGCGGGATGATCTCGCCGAACGGGAGGAGGTTCCGGGCGAGCGTCGTCATCGCGCCCCGGGAGGTTATCTTCGCCAGGCTCTCCTCCGTGTCGGCGTCCCGGATCGTCCAGGTGTCCTGGAAGATCGAGTAGTCGTTGTCGAGGACGACGAGGTCCTCGCCGGTTCGCGAGTCGGTGAGGACGTAGTTGCCGGCCACGTCGATGATGCCGCCGGCTTTCACCGTGAACACGTCCTCGCCGTCGGCGTCGACGAACGGGAACTCCTCTTTCATCTTGAACATCTTCTGCTTGCCGCGGAGGACGACGTTCCCGGCGGCGTCGGTCGCCTTGTACTTGTTCCGGACCAGCGACTGGTCGACGGTGTAGCGGTCGTCCGTGAGGTCGATCCCGGAGATGTCGTAGTCGTCGCGCATGTCCGGAGGGTCTCGTCGGGGATTGATAAACGCCGGCGGACCGTCTCCGAGCGCGAAACAGCGCTCCGGCGACGAGCACCCGCCGAACGGCAACCGCCGGTCCGGCGCTCCGGAACCGACAGCGTTTCACGCCCCTGGTCCCTGGCAACGCGTAGATGAGCAAGGACTACATCGAGGTCAGGGGGGCAGAGGAGAACAACCTCAAGGACCTCGACATCGAGATCCCCCGCGAACAGTTCAACGTCGTGACGGGGCTGTCGGGGTCGGGGAAGTCCTCACTCGCGTTCGAGACGGTGTACGCCGAGGGCCAGCGCCGCTACATCGAGTCGCTGTCGGCGTACGCCCGCAACTTCCTCGGCCAGATGGACAAGCCGCAGGTCGAGACCGTGGAGGGGCTGTCGCCCGCCATCTCCATCGACCAGAAGAACGCCGCGAACAACCCCCGGTCGACGGTCGGGACGGTCACCGAACTCCACGACTACCTCCGCCTGCTGTACGCCCGCGTTGGAACGCCGCACTGTCCCGAATGCGGGCGGGAGGTCGGCGAGCAGTCCGCCCAGCAGATGGTGACGCGGCTGCTCGAACTCCCCGAGGGGACGCGGGCGAAGCTCGCCGCGCCGGTCGTCCGCGACCAGAAGGGCGCGTTCGAGGACCGGTTCGACGAACTCGTGAGCGAGGGGTACAGCCGCGTCGAGGTCGACGGCGAGCGCTACGACCTCACGATGGACCGCCCCGACCTGGACGAGAACTACGACCACACGGTCGACGTCATCGTCGACCGCGTGAAGGTTGAACCCGACGCTCGCTCGCGGATCGCCGACAGCGTCGAGACGGCCCTGGAGGAGGCCGACGGCGTCCTCAAGGTGATCCTGCCGGACCCGCCCGAAGACGCCGAACTCGGCGGAACGAAGGCCCGCTCGACCGGCGACCTCGCCGGGGAAACCGACGACCGTCTCGTCGTCGAGTTCTCCGAGGATCTTGCCTGCACGCACTGCGGCATCGACCTCCCGGAGATCGAGACCCGGAGCTTCTCGTTCAACAGTCCCCACGGCGCGTGCCCCGAGTGTGAGGGGATCGGCGAGACGAAGGAGGTCTCGGAGGACCTGGTCCTGCAGGACCCCTTGAAGCCGCTGAAGAACGCCTTCGAGGCCTGGAGCTACAACCGGTCGTACTACCGCACCCGCCTCGACGCCGTCGCCGAGCACTTCGGCGTCAGCGTCGAGACGCCGTTCGAGGACCTCGACCCGGACGTGCAGGACGCGTTCCTCTACGGCACCGACGAGGAGGTCGTGTTCCAGCGACAGACGAGCAACGGCGTCCGCCGCAAGACCAAGCCGTTCGAGGGTGTCATCCCGAACTTAGAGCGCCGCCACGTCGAGACGGACAGCGACAGCACGCGGGACCACATCGAGGACTACATGACCGTCACGGAGTGCCCGGCCTGCGACGGCACCCGCCTCAAGCCAGCCTCCCGCGCGGTCCTCGTCGACGACACCTCGATCACCGAAGTCAACCGGATGAGTATCGGCGACGCCCTCGACCACTTCGAGGCGATGGAGGCCGACATGTCCGACCGGGACCGCAAGATCGCCGAGGAGATCCTCAAAGAGATCCGCGCCCGCCTCGGCTTCATGACCGAGGTCGGTCTGGAGTACCTGACGCTGGACCGCGAGGCCGCGACGCTGTCGGGCGGCGAGAGCCAGCGCATCCGGCTGGCCACCCAGATCGGCTCCGGCCTCGTCGGCGTCCTCTACGTGCTCGACGAACCCTCTATCGGGCTCCACCAGCGAGACAACGACCGCCTGCTGAACACGCTGGAGGAACTGCGCGACCTCGGTAACACCCTGCTCGTCGTCGAGCACGACGAGGAGACGATGCGACGGGCCGACAACGTCGTCGACATGGGTCCTGGCCCCGGCAAGCGCGGCGGCGAGGTCGTCGTTCAGGGCAGCACCGACGAGGTGATCGACTGCGAGGACTCCATCACCGGCGACTACCTCGCCGGGCGGAAGCAGATCCCCGTACCGGAGGAGCGCCGCGAGCCGGACGGCGCGCTCACGGTCCGCGGCGCGCGCCAGCACAACCTCAAGGACCTCGACGTGGAGATCCCGGTCGGCTGTTTCACCGCCATCACCGGCGTCTCCGGCTCCGGCAAGTCGACGCTGATGCACGAGATCCTCTACAAGGGGCTGGCCCGCGAGATGAACGACAACCACTCGGTCGACCCCGGCGACCACGACGCAATCGACGGCGTCGACGAGATAGAGACCGTCCGGCTCATCGACCAGAGCCCAATCGGCCGGACGCCGCGGTCGAACCCCGCGACGTACACCGACGTGTTCGACTACATCCGGGAGCTGTTCGCCGAGACGAAACTGTCCAAGCAACGGGGCTACGAGAAGGGCCGGTTCTCGTTCAACGTGAAGGGCGGCCGCTGCGAGGAGTGTGGCGGCCAGGGCACCGTCAAGATCGAGATGAACTTCCTCTCGGACGTGTACGTCCCCTGCGAGGAGTGCGACGGCGCGCGCTACAACGACGAGACGCTCGACGTGACCTACAAGGGCAAGACGATCGCCGACGTGCTCCAGATGAGCGTCGAGGAGGCGTACGACTTCTTCGAGGCCGACACCCGCCTCTCCCGGCGGCTCCAGCTGCTGAAGGACGTGGGGCTGGACTACATGAAGCTCGGCCAGCCCTCGACGACGCTGTCGGGCGGCGAGGCCCAGCGCATCAAGCTCGCCGAGGAGCTCGGCAAGAAGCAGACCGGCGACACGCTGTACCTGCTCGACGAGCCGACGACCGGCCTGCACTCCGCGGACGAGCGCAAGCTCATCGAGGTGCTCCAGCGCCTCGTCGACAACGGCAACACTGTCGTCGTCGTCGAGCACGAACTCGACCTCGTCAAAAACGCCGACAACATCGTCGACCTCGGCCCGGAGGGCGGCGAGCACGGCGGCGAAGTCGTCGCCACCGGCACGCCGGAGTCGGTTGCGCGGACCGACGACTCCCACACCGGACGCTACCTCCGGGACCTCCTGCCGGACGTGGACCTCGAAGGCCCACGGGGGCAGCGGAAAGAGCCGGTGACAGCTCCGGGCGACGACTGAACGGTGTCCGCGCGAGCGGAGCGAGCGCGGGCTCGTCGGACCGTGTCCGACGGTGCCGAGTGGGTCGGTGGACCCCGAGGGACCGCAGTCTCGTCCGGACAGGCGACGACTGAACAGGAACTTTCAGCTCCCTTTCAGGAATGCGCTTCAGGATAGCTCTTTATCCGGATGGGACATAGCCACGCTCATGCCAACCGTCTACGCCGCGATGCGGGACGCGCTCGTGATCGCCACCCGCGAGGGCGGGGAATGGACCGACAGCCGGCGGCTCGACGGCCGCGACCTGGAGTGTGTCGCCGCGTCGCCCGCGGGCCCCGACCGGGCGTTCGTCGGGACGTTCCGCTCCGGTCTCCAGCGGACGAGCGACGGCGGCGAGACGTTCGAGCGCGTCGGCGCGGACGCCATCGACCAGGACGCCGTCCTGTCGGTGGCCGTCTCCCCGCACGACCCCGACGTGGTGTACGCCGGGACGGAGCCGTCGCGGATCTACCGCTCGACGGACGGCGGCGACTCGTGGACCCACCTCGACGGGCTGGTCGACCTCCCGTCGGCCGACGAGTGGTCGTTCCCGCCGCGGCCGGACACGCACCACGTCAGGTGGATCGAGCCGGACCCGCACGACGCCGACCGGCTGTACGTCGGCATCGAGGCGGGCGCGCTCGTGCTGACCGAGGATGGGGGTGAGACCTGGCACGAACGCCCGGCCGGGTCGCGCCGCGACAACCACACGCTGGCGACCCACCCCGACGCGCCGGACCGCGCCTGGAGCGCGGCGGGCGACGGCTACGCGGAGACGACCGACGGCGGCGAGACGTGGGACCACCCGCAGGACGGCCTCGACCACCGCTACTGCTGGTCGCTCGCCCTGGACCCGGCAGATCCGGGGACGGTGCTCATGTCCGCCGCGAGCGGTGCGTACTCGGCCCACACCGCCTCGCGGGCCGAGTCGTACCTCTACCGGAAGCGCGGCGACGAGTGGGAACGGCTGACCGACTTCCCGGCCGGCGACGGCGTCGTCCGCGCGGTGCTGGCGTCGGGCACCGAGGCCGGCGAGTGCTTCGCGGCGACGAACCGCGGGCTGTACCGGACGCCGGACGCCGGCGATAGCTGGGACCGGCTCCCGCCGTCGTGGGAGCGGTTCGCCGACGACACCTGTCGCGGACTGGCCGTCGTCGCCTGACGGGGCCGTGGCAGTTCGGACCGGGAAGGATTTAGCCTCCGCCGTTCACGTCCCGGACATGTACGACTTCGTCGTCGTCGGTGCCGGTCCCGCCGGCTCCCGGTTCGCGCGCCGGGCGGCCGAGGCGGGCCACGACGTACTCGCGCTGGAGCAGGGGACGGTCGGCGAGCCGCTGGCCTGCTCCGGCCACGTCAGCACCGACCTCTGGGAGTACGCCGGCCCGGACGCGCGCGACGAACTGCTCCAGAACGAGGTCCGCGGCGCGCGCTTCCACGTCGGCGGTCCCGACAGCGATGCCCACCGGTTCTACAAGCGGGAGGCGGTGTCGAACGTCATCGACCGCGTCGGGCTGGACCGGCATCTGGCCGACCTGGCAAGCGACGCCGGCGCGGACCTGCGCGAGGAGCACACCGTCACCGCCGTCGACGAGTACCACGACCGCGTCGAGGTGACGGCGCGTGGCCCCGACGGGACGGAGACGTTCACCGCGCGGATGGTCGCCGGCTGTGACGGCCCGCGGTCGCGTGTGCGGGACGAGCTTCACCTGCCGAAACCCGACGAACTGCTTCACGGCGTCCTCGGCTTCGACGCGGCGGCCGACGACGGCGCGTTCGTCGACGTCCACCTCACCGCGCCGCGGTTCTTCGCGTGGCGGATCCCCCGCGGCGACGCCGGGGTCGAGTACGGGCTGGCCGCACCGCCGGGCGACGACGTGGGCGCGCGGTTCGACGCGCTGGTCGAGGGGTACGGCGCTTCCACCCACCGTCGCTGTTCGGGCGCGATCCCGATCGGGCCGCCGGACCGGGTGACGAGCACCCGCGGGTTCCTGGTCGGCGACGCCGCCGCCCAGACCAAGCCCTTCACCGGCGGCGGCATCCTCTACGGGATGACCTGCGCTGACCACGCCGTCGAGGAGATCGACCCGACCGAGCCGTCGACGCTGCAGGACTACGAACGTGCGTGGCGCGACGACCTGTCCCGGGAGATCCGGCTGGGCCACTGGCTCCGCCGGGCGTACTCCCTCCCGGAGCCGGTCCAGCGGGCGGGGCTGGGGGCGCTGTCGGGCGAGATCGGCGTCCACATGGACCGCCCCACGTCGCTGTTCTCGCGGGAGCACCTCCGGGCGCTGCTGTCGTAGGGGCGAACAGGCGGTCGGCATCGATCGCGGAGCGGTTGACCGCACACCCGCCTCACCGCTCCGCGGCGACTGGTCAGGGCACGGCGGCGCTGGCCGCGGCTTGAAATAAAAACCTCAGTACGTCGGCAGCCGCGCGGAGCGGTCGCTCCTCTCGACGAACGGCAGTTCGACCCGCTCGGCGGGGACTTCTTCGCCGTCGACGCGAACTGTCAGCCCCGCCTCGGGGGCGTCGAACTGGACCAGCGCGAGCGCCACCGGGGCGTCGAGCATCGGGCTCTCCTCGGCGCGGGTCACCTCGCCGACCGCCTCGTCGCCGGCGAACACGGCCGCGCCCGAGCCGGGGAGCGCGTCAGGGCGGAGACCGACGAGCCGCTTGCTCGGCCGGCCGCGGTTCTCGACGCGGGAGACGACCTCCTGGCCGACGTAACACCCCTTCTCGAAGTCGAGCGCGTTCCGGAGGCCGACGACGTTCGGGATGTTGCCGGCCAGTTCAGTCTCGAACAGCGGCGTCCCGGCTTCGAGCGTGAGCGCCTCCCACGTCCGCCGGCCGAACGGGGCGGCGTTCAGCCCGTGGTTGACGAGCGTGTCGAACACGTCGGCGGCGTCGCCCGCGGCACAGATGACCTCGTACCCTTCCTCGCCCGTGAGTCCGTCGGTGCGAACGACCGTGACGCCCGCGTCGCCCATCGACCCGCGGACGAAGGTCAGCGACTCGTCCGGGCTGGCCGCGCCGTTGAGGACGCTGGCGACCTTCTCGGTCGCCTTGGGGCCGTGGACGCCGAATACGCCGAACTCGTCGGTGGCGACGGTGATCTCCACGTCCTCGATGAACACCTTCTCCGACCACTCCTCGGCCAGCGGGCCGGCGCGGCCGGGCGGCGTGAACAGGAGCAGCCTGTCGCCGGCGTTGTACGCGTACATCGTCGTCTCGATGCCGCCCTGCGGGTCGAGCAGGAGCGCGTAGACGCCTTCCCCGTCCTCCGACGGGACCCGGTTCGAGACCGCGTTGTCGACGTAGTCGACGCGGTCGTCGCCGGTCACGACGACGACGCCGTACGCCATCTCCGTCACGCCGACGACCTTGCGGACGGCCCGGTGTTCCCGCTCGCGGCGGCCGTACTCCAGCGCGACGCGGCGGCCGCCGTGCTCGCCGAACGTCGCGCCGTGGTCCGCGTGGACCGACTCGATGACCGTCATACCTCTCCGTGGGGGCGGGGACCGGAAAAGCCTCCCTATGCCCCGCTGTCCGCGCCGGGGCGGCTCCGCGGCGGCCGTCGGTTCCGGTCAGAACGGGAGGCGGTCGCGCACCCGGTCGACCAGACTCTCGTCCTCGGTGACGGTTTCGCCGGGATCGGGCACGACGCGCTCGTCCGGCATGATGACCGTCCGGTCGCCGTTCTCGTCGACGTGTATCAGTCCCGCCTCCTTCAGGGTCGCGAGCGCCCCCTCCAGTTCGTCGATGTCGGCCTCGACGTGGGACCGGAGTTCGAACACCGTCATCCCGTCCTCGCTCCGGTCGACGAGGGCGTCGAGTACCGAGACCTCGACCGCGTCCCGGTCGCGGTACTCCCGCTTTGCTCTCATGGGTCCTTCTTCGCGTGGGTGGGATTTACTATTATCCCCTGACCCCCCCAAACAGTAGCCTTTTCAGCCCCGGTTGGATATGGAGTCACAATGGGTCTCAGGTGTTCGCTGCTCGGGCACGACTTCGCGGAGACCGAGGTCGAACGCGAGCGCGAGGAACAGGGGAGCGAGGTGATAGAGACCGTCCGCGAGGTCGAGGTGTGTGCCCGCTGTGGCGAGACGACGCTCGTCAGCGAGAACACGAACGTGACGACGCTGGACGCGGGGGACACGGCATCCGGAGCGGCGTCCGACGCGGCCGCCGTCGACGAACCGGCGGCGGACGACGCGACAGAGGGGACGCCGGCTGACCCGGCGACGGCCGACTCGTCGCCCGATCCGGCCGATAGCACGCCCGACGACGCGGCGACCGGCGACCCGGCTGAGCCGGTCGGCGACGGCGAGGACGCCGAAATCATCGACGAGACGGCGGCCGAACCGGACGCGGCCGACAGCGCACGAACCGACACCGCCGAGGATGTGGTGACGGATGCCGAGGGTGCAGCTGGGCCGGAACCCGAGGCTGCCCCCGAGGAGGACGACGGCGTCATTCTGGACGAGGACGACGAGCCGGCGGCCGACCGCGAGTACGGCCAGTGGCCGGACGCCGACGACACGGGCGAACCGGAGGGCAGCGAGCGGTCGACGGCGTGGCCCGAACAGGAGGGGGAAGACAGGGGGTACGACGCCGAACTGAGCGACGAGGAGGCCGACGTGGAGTTCGGCGGCGGACTCACGCCGGAGGCGGACCCGGACGCCGCGCCGGCCGACGGCGAGGAGACGGTCGGCGGCGGGACCGAGGAGACGGGGATTACCAGCGCCGCCACCGCCCCGCCACCCGATGCACCAGCTGACACCACCGA is a window of Halostella salina DNA encoding:
- a CDS encoding universal stress protein, giving the protein MTLDTILLAVGAKDEKRAERLADAVAEVAGPTGATVVLAHVFTDDEYDTVLDRLDFDPDGEVSPDEVAERHATIREIASLLDAAGVKYETRGAVGEHGETIVNLAKDVSADRVVVGGRQRSPTGKAVFGSVAQEVMLSSPCPVTFVRDE
- a CDS encoding LURP-one-related/scramblase family protein, producing the protein MRDDYDISGIDLTDDRYTVDQSLVRNKYKATDAAGNVVLRGKQKMFKMKEEFPFVDADGEDVFTVKAGGIIDVAGNYVLTDSRTGEDLVVLDNDYSIFQDTWTIRDADTEESLAKITSRGAMTTLARNLLPFGEIIPHKYEITDRNGDHVGNIDGQLSLRDTYEIVIDDTSDVPKEPIVAAAMVIDSIQDH
- the uvrA gene encoding excinuclease ABC subunit UvrA, encoding MSKDYIEVRGAEENNLKDLDIEIPREQFNVVTGLSGSGKSSLAFETVYAEGQRRYIESLSAYARNFLGQMDKPQVETVEGLSPAISIDQKNAANNPRSTVGTVTELHDYLRLLYARVGTPHCPECGREVGEQSAQQMVTRLLELPEGTRAKLAAPVVRDQKGAFEDRFDELVSEGYSRVEVDGERYDLTMDRPDLDENYDHTVDVIVDRVKVEPDARSRIADSVETALEEADGVLKVILPDPPEDAELGGTKARSTGDLAGETDDRLVVEFSEDLACTHCGIDLPEIETRSFSFNSPHGACPECEGIGETKEVSEDLVLQDPLKPLKNAFEAWSYNRSYYRTRLDAVAEHFGVSVETPFEDLDPDVQDAFLYGTDEEVVFQRQTSNGVRRKTKPFEGVIPNLERRHVETDSDSTRDHIEDYMTVTECPACDGTRLKPASRAVLVDDTSITEVNRMSIGDALDHFEAMEADMSDRDRKIAEEILKEIRARLGFMTEVGLEYLTLDREAATLSGGESQRIRLATQIGSGLVGVLYVLDEPSIGLHQRDNDRLLNTLEELRDLGNTLLVVEHDEETMRRADNVVDMGPGPGKRGGEVVVQGSTDEVIDCEDSITGDYLAGRKQIPVPEERREPDGALTVRGARQHNLKDLDVEIPVGCFTAITGVSGSGKSTLMHEILYKGLAREMNDNHSVDPGDHDAIDGVDEIETVRLIDQSPIGRTPRSNPATYTDVFDYIRELFAETKLSKQRGYEKGRFSFNVKGGRCEECGGQGTVKIEMNFLSDVYVPCEECDGARYNDETLDVTYKGKTIADVLQMSVEEAYDFFEADTRLSRRLQLLKDVGLDYMKLGQPSTTLSGGEAQRIKLAEELGKKQTGDTLYLLDEPTTGLHSADERKLIEVLQRLVDNGNTVVVVEHELDLVKNADNIVDLGPEGGEHGGEVVATGTPESVARTDDSHTGRYLRDLLPDVDLEGPRGQRKEPVTAPGDD
- a CDS encoding WD40/YVTN/BNR-like repeat-containing protein; this encodes MPTVYAAMRDALVIATREGGEWTDSRRLDGRDLECVAASPAGPDRAFVGTFRSGLQRTSDGGETFERVGADAIDQDAVLSVAVSPHDPDVVYAGTEPSRIYRSTDGGDSWTHLDGLVDLPSADEWSFPPRPDTHHVRWIEPDPHDADRLYVGIEAGALVLTEDGGETWHERPAGSRRDNHTLATHPDAPDRAWSAAGDGYAETTDGGETWDHPQDGLDHRYCWSLALDPADPGTVLMSAASGAYSAHTASRAESYLYRKRGDEWERLTDFPAGDGVVRAVLASGTEAGECFAATNRGLYRTPDAGDSWDRLPPSWERFADDTCRGLAVVA
- a CDS encoding geranylgeranyl reductase family protein is translated as MYDFVVVGAGPAGSRFARRAAEAGHDVLALEQGTVGEPLACSGHVSTDLWEYAGPDARDELLQNEVRGARFHVGGPDSDAHRFYKREAVSNVIDRVGLDRHLADLASDAGADLREEHTVTAVDEYHDRVEVTARGPDGTETFTARMVAGCDGPRSRVRDELHLPKPDELLHGVLGFDAAADDGAFVDVHLTAPRFFAWRIPRGDAGVEYGLAAPPGDDVGARFDALVEGYGASTHRRCSGAIPIGPPDRVTSTRGFLVGDAAAQTKPFTGGGILYGMTCADHAVEEIDPTEPSTLQDYERAWRDDLSREIRLGHWLRRAYSLPEPVQRAGLGALSGEIGVHMDRPTSLFSREHLRALLS
- the ygfZ gene encoding CAF17-like 4Fe-4S cluster assembly/insertion protein YgfZ, with product MTVIESVHADHGATFGEHGGRRVALEYGRREREHRAVRKVVGVTEMAYGVVVVTGDDRVDYVDNAVSNRVPSEDGEGVYALLLDPQGGIETTMYAYNAGDRLLLFTPPGRAGPLAEEWSEKVFIEDVEITVATDEFGVFGVHGPKATEKVASVLNGAASPDESLTFVRGSMGDAGVTVVRTDGLTGEEGYEVICAAGDAADVFDTLVNHGLNAAPFGRRTWEALTLEAGTPLFETELAGNIPNVVGLRNALDFEKGCYVGQEVVSRVENRGRPSKRLVGLRPDALPGSGAAVFAGDEAVGEVTRAEESPMLDAPVALALVQFDAPEAGLTVRVDGEEVPAERVELPFVERSDRSARLPTY
- a CDS encoding DUF6432 family protein — protein: MRAKREYRDRDAVEVSVLDALVDRSEDGMTVFELRSHVEADIDELEGALATLKEAGLIHVDENGDRTVIMPDERVVPDPGETVTEDESLVDRVRDRLPF
- a CDS encoding DUF7093 family protein — its product is MGLRCSLLGHDFAETEVEREREEQGSEVIETVREVEVCARCGETTLVSENTNVTTLDAGDTASGAASDAAAVDEPAADDATEGTPADPATADSSPDPADSTPDDAATGDPAEPVGDGEDAEIIDETAAEPDAADSARTDTAEDVVTDAEGAAGPEPEAAPEEDDGVILDEDDEPAADREYGQWPDADDTGEPEGSERSTAWPEQEGEDRGYDAELSDEEADVEFGGGLTPEADPDAAPADGEETVGGGTEETGITSAATAPPPDAPADTTEVDTEFFCPECGQVTPAARSSLRAGDICPECKHGYITERER